In a single window of the Pseudomonadota bacterium genome:
- a CDS encoding ABC transporter permease yields MLKYIAKRLLLMIPTLVGIALITFAVVHLAPGDPASLKAQTATEMLASEGMTREIVESTRALYGLDKPLHVQFLLWLKRIATLDFGDSYRDHRPVIAKIGEALPITLTLNILTILIIYLISIPIGAYSALRPRGWVDRASAVLFMALYSLPSFWVAMMLIVLLAGGDYLNIFPITGIISQGADALPWHGWAMNVAWHLVLPVACLTYGGFAFMSRFTRASMLDVIRQDYIRTARAKGLPEWRVAVHHALRNALIPLLTLMGTLLPALLGGSVIIEQIFSIPGMGRLGFESVLARDYPVIMAIATISAFLTLVSIFLSDIMYAVVDPRITFGKRQI; encoded by the coding sequence ATGTTAAAATATATAGCCAAAAGACTGCTCCTCATGATCCCCACGCTGGTCGGGATCGCCCTCATCACCTTCGCGGTGGTGCATCTGGCGCCCGGCGACCCGGCCTCGCTCAAGGCTCAGACCGCCACGGAGATGCTCGCGTCGGAGGGGATGACGCGCGAGATCGTGGAATCGACCCGCGCCCTGTACGGCCTGGACAAGCCGCTCCACGTGCAGTTCCTCCTCTGGCTCAAGAGGATAGCGACGCTGGACTTCGGCGACTCCTATCGCGACCACAGGCCTGTCATCGCGAAGATCGGGGAGGCGCTGCCGATCACCCTCACGCTCAACATACTCACCATACTCATCATCTATCTCATCTCGATCCCCATAGGCGCCTACTCGGCGCTCCGCCCGCGCGGCTGGGTGGACCGAGCCTCGGCGGTCCTCTTCATGGCCCTCTACTCGCTCCCGAGCTTCTGGGTGGCGATGATGCTAATCGTGCTGCTGGCCGGCGGCGACTATCTCAACATCTTCCCGATCACCGGCATAATCTCGCAGGGCGCGGACGCGCTGCCCTGGCACGGCTGGGCGATGAACGTGGCATGGCACCTGGTCCTTCCGGTCGCGTGCCTCACATACGGCGGGTTCGCGTTCATGTCGCGCTTCACCAGGGCCTCGATGCTCGACGTGATACGCCAGGACTACATAAGGACCGCGCGAGCCAAGGGGCTCCCGGAGTGGAGGGTCGCGGTGCACCACGCGTTGCGCAACGCCCTGATCCCGCTGCTCACGCTCATGGGGACCCTCCTGCCCGCCCTGCTCGGCGGCAGCGTGATAATAGAGCAGATATTCTCGATCCCGGGCATGGGCAGGCTGGGCTTCGAGTCGGTGCTGGCGCGCGACTATCCGGTCATCATGGCGATAGCCACGATCTCCGCGTTCCTCACGCTGGTGAGCATATTCCTCTCGGACATCATGTACGCGGTGGTGGATCCGAGGATAACGTTCGGGAAGAGACAGATCTGA